The Streptomyces europaeiscabiei genome window below encodes:
- a CDS encoding acyl-CoA dehydrogenase family protein: MDFGFSDEDEAFRRDVRAWLGAHADVGGDRRAWERTLGAAGWIGLGWSEGGYGNRTATLVQQVVWAEEYARAGLPARSGHIGEKLLAPTLIAYGSAEQKRRFLPAVARGDELWCQGYSEPGAGSDLAGVRTKAERAGDGSYRITGQKIWTSLAHEADWCFVLARTEAGSARHHGLSLLLVPMDQPGCVEVRPIRQMTGTSEFNEVFFEGAHARAEHVVGGEGNGWRVAMGLLGFERGVSTLAQQIGFEQELGDVVRAAVDSGAVDDPVVRDRLVRQWAELRVMRWNALRTLGGPEGGAEPGAPSVAKLLWGRWHRRLGELAMEVRGAGAVVGPREWSAEEPYALDPFQHLFLFSRADTIYGGSDEIQRTIIAERVLGLPKEPRG; the protein is encoded by the coding sequence ATGGACTTCGGGTTCAGTGACGAGGACGAGGCGTTCCGGCGGGACGTGAGGGCGTGGCTGGGGGCGCACGCCGACGTGGGCGGGGACCGGCGGGCCTGGGAACGGACCCTGGGAGCCGCCGGGTGGATCGGGCTCGGGTGGAGCGAGGGCGGATACGGGAACCGGACGGCCACCCTCGTGCAACAGGTCGTGTGGGCCGAGGAGTACGCGCGGGCCGGGCTCCCGGCCCGGTCGGGGCACATCGGGGAGAAGCTGCTCGCGCCGACCCTGATCGCGTACGGGAGCGCGGAGCAGAAGCGGCGGTTCCTGCCGGCGGTCGCGCGCGGCGACGAACTCTGGTGCCAGGGGTACAGCGAACCCGGCGCCGGGTCGGATCTCGCCGGGGTGCGGACGAAGGCGGAGCGTGCGGGGGACGGGTCGTACCGGATCACCGGGCAGAAGATCTGGACCTCGCTCGCCCATGAGGCCGACTGGTGCTTCGTACTGGCCCGTACCGAGGCGGGGTCCGCACGTCACCACGGGCTGTCGCTGCTGCTCGTGCCCATGGACCAGCCGGGGTGCGTCGAGGTGCGGCCGATCCGGCAGATGACCGGGACGAGCGAGTTCAACGAGGTGTTCTTCGAGGGGGCGCACGCCCGCGCGGAGCATGTCGTCGGGGGTGAGGGAAACGGCTGGCGGGTCGCCATGGGCCTCCTCGGCTTCGAGCGAGGCGTGTCGACCCTCGCCCAGCAGATCGGGTTCGAGCAGGAGTTGGGGGACGTCGTACGGGCCGCCGTGGACAGCGGGGCTGTGGACGATCCCGTCGTACGCGACCGTCTCGTACGGCAGTGGGCCGAGCTGCGGGTGATGCGGTGGAACGCCCTGCGCACGCTCGGGGGGCCGGAAGGCGGCGCGGAACCCGGCGCGCCGAGTGTGGCCAAGTTGCTGTGGGGGCGGTGGCATCGGCGGCTCGGGGAGCTGGCGATGGAGGTGCGGGGCGCGGGGGCCGTGGTGGGGCCGCGGGAGTGGTCGGCGGAGGAGCCGTACGCACTCGATCCGTTCCAGCACCTGTTCCTGTTCAGCCGGGCCGACACCATCTACGGCGGTTCGGACGAGATACAGCGCACGATCATCGCCGAGCGGGTGCTCGGTCTGCCGAAGGAGCCGAGAGGCTGA
- a CDS encoding SDR family NAD(P)-dependent oxidoreductase codes for MGNFLAGKVVAVTGAGRGIGRAVALGAAAEGARVVVNDYGVSVDGSEPTSSVAETVVKEIEAAGGEAVAVADDISTMAGGQRVVDTAVETYGRIDGVVCVAGILRERMLFNMAEDEWDPVIATHLKGTFTVFRAASAVMRKQRAGTLVGFTSGNHQGSVSQANYSAAKGGIISLVRSAALGLHRYGVTANAVAPVARTRMSAGVPMELTEIGEPEDVAAFVVYLLSDRAREERITGQVYTVAGPKIAVWAQPRELRSAYAEEGWTPERIAEVLPGAVGVDPMPMLERVAGMARAAAAGERPNA; via the coding sequence GTGGGAAACTTCTTGGCAGGCAAGGTCGTCGCCGTCACCGGAGCGGGGCGGGGGATCGGCCGGGCGGTCGCCCTCGGCGCCGCAGCCGAGGGTGCGCGGGTCGTCGTCAACGACTACGGAGTCTCCGTCGACGGCTCCGAACCCACCAGTTCCGTCGCCGAGACCGTCGTCAAGGAGATCGAGGCGGCCGGCGGAGAGGCGGTCGCCGTCGCCGACGACATCTCCACGATGGCGGGCGGACAGCGGGTCGTGGACACGGCGGTCGAGACGTACGGGCGGATCGACGGGGTCGTGTGCGTCGCCGGGATCCTGCGGGAACGGATGCTGTTCAACATGGCCGAGGACGAGTGGGATCCGGTGATCGCCACGCATCTCAAGGGCACGTTCACGGTGTTCAGGGCCGCGTCCGCCGTCATGCGCAAGCAGCGGGCCGGAACCCTGGTCGGGTTCACGAGCGGCAACCACCAGGGGTCCGTCTCCCAGGCCAACTACAGCGCGGCCAAGGGCGGCATCATCTCGCTGGTGCGCAGCGCCGCGCTGGGCCTGCACCGGTACGGGGTGACCGCGAACGCGGTGGCTCCGGTCGCGCGTACACGGATGTCCGCCGGCGTCCCGATGGAGCTGACCGAGATCGGCGAGCCGGAGGACGTGGCCGCGTTCGTGGTGTACCTGCTGTCCGACCGGGCTCGGGAGGAACGGATCACGGGGCAGGTGTACACGGTCGCCGGGCCGAAGATCGCAGTGTGGGCGCAGCCGCGGGAGCTGCGCTCGGCGTACGCGGAGGAGGGGTGGACGCCGGAGAGGATCGCGGAGGTTCTGCCGGGGGCGGTGGGGGTGGATCCGATGCCGATGCTGGAGCGGGTGGCGGGGATGGCCCGTGCCGCCGCGGCTGGGGAGCGGCCGAATGCCTGA
- a CDS encoding cyclase family protein: MSSPTQFAAFAEIAKRVNNWGRWGPDDEIGTLNLITDEVVREAAASVRSGRRVPLALPLQQDGVQTGMMPGRVNPLHAMVQINQEIFGPGTVACSDDAVTMGLQAATHWDALTHVSHSGRIYNGRPADTITPHGGAAFAGIDKARHIVSRGVLLDIPRALDLGDDHLPGHHAVTPEDLDAAEELAGTRVRAGDIVLVRTGQIRTYLTGDKHAYAYPSPGLSLRTPEWFHARDVAAVANDTLTFEIFPPEIEDLWLPVHALDLVEMGMPQGQNWNLEELSTACGQAGRYDFLLSAMPEPFVGATGTPVAPIAIL, from the coding sequence ATGTCATCGCCCACGCAGTTCGCCGCGTTCGCGGAGATAGCCAAGCGCGTGAACAACTGGGGCCGTTGGGGGCCGGACGACGAGATCGGCACCCTCAACCTGATCACCGACGAGGTCGTACGGGAGGCCGCCGCCTCGGTCCGTTCCGGTCGCCGCGTGCCGCTCGCGCTGCCCCTTCAACAGGACGGCGTGCAGACGGGGATGATGCCGGGCCGGGTGAACCCGCTGCACGCGATGGTGCAGATCAACCAGGAGATCTTCGGGCCGGGCACGGTCGCGTGCAGCGACGACGCCGTGACGATGGGTCTCCAGGCGGCGACCCACTGGGACGCGCTCACCCATGTCTCGCACTCGGGCCGGATCTACAACGGCCGTCCGGCCGACACCATCACCCCGCACGGCGGCGCGGCCTTCGCCGGCATCGACAAGGCCCGGCACATCGTCTCGCGCGGAGTGCTGCTGGACATCCCGCGCGCGCTGGATCTCGGCGACGACCACCTCCCCGGACATCACGCGGTCACCCCCGAAGACCTGGACGCGGCCGAGGAGTTGGCGGGCACGCGGGTCCGCGCGGGTGACATCGTCCTGGTCCGCACCGGGCAGATCCGGACCTACCTCACCGGCGACAAGCACGCGTACGCGTACCCGTCACCGGGGCTCTCGCTCCGTACCCCGGAGTGGTTCCACGCACGTGATGTCGCGGCCGTCGCCAATGACACCCTGACGTTCGAGATCTTCCCGCCGGAGATCGAGGACCTGTGGCTGCCGGTGCACGCGCTCGACCTGGTCGAGATGGGCATGCCCCAGGGCCAGAACTGGAACCTGGAAGAGTTGTCCACAGCCTGTGGACAAGCCGGGCGGTATGACTTCCTGCTCTCGGCGATGCCCGAGCCGTTCGTCGGCGCCACGGGCACACCGGTGGCACCGATCGCCATCCTGTAG
- a CDS encoding ATP-binding protein: MQLEIRPDPAEVGRARRWARSRLAGSGIGDDEPLAETLILLVSELVTNAVVHTGRPAVLRLLLSGLRDGAIGKVRLEVADTSACPPTPRCADGDETGGRGLALVEVLADRWGWSYEGIGKRIWCELDRVVPGMAGAVGVSGASGGVPGAANGVVAPAVYPACSAVTGVAAVARESLAREGLAYEAV, translated from the coding sequence GTGCAGCTGGAGATCCGGCCCGACCCTGCAGAGGTGGGTCGCGCACGGAGATGGGCCCGTTCGCGGCTCGCCGGGTCCGGGATAGGAGACGACGAACCGCTCGCCGAGACGCTGATCCTCCTCGTCTCCGAGCTGGTCACCAACGCGGTCGTCCACACCGGCCGTCCGGCCGTGCTGCGGCTGTTGCTGTCCGGCCTCCGCGACGGTGCGATCGGCAAGGTCCGCCTGGAGGTCGCCGACACCAGTGCGTGTCCGCCGACGCCGCGATGCGCCGACGGTGACGAGACGGGCGGGCGGGGCCTCGCCCTCGTCGAGGTCCTCGCGGACCGCTGGGGCTGGTCCTACGAGGGCATCGGCAAACGCATCTGGTGCGAGCTGGACCGGGTGGTGCCGGGGATGGCCGGGGCTGTGGGTGTCTCGGGGGCTTCGGGTGGTGTGCCGGGTGCGGCGAACGGCGTTGTGGCCCCGGCGGTCTATCCGGCGTGCAGCGCGGTCACCGGGGTCGCGGCGGTCGCCCGGGAGAGCCTGGCACGCGAGGGACTGGCGTACGAGGCGGTCTAG
- a CDS encoding acyl-CoA dehydrogenase: MRFQLTDDQRALRDGVRGMLARRFGSDALRAAVDRPGLDRGLWRELGAAGFFSLCLSEADGGVGLGVPEAVLVFEEAGRALLPGPLVATHLAAGVVPGAATGEVVVTAVGGGGLVEWLDEADVVVGVVGEAVEAVELRSVDPLTPLHRVPGTDPSARPDDLFVLLTAAEQLGTAVRACEAAVQHARTREQFGRPVGAFQAVKHLCAELLVRVEVARAAVYAAAVTVDPVDIAAARLLADEAAVRGARDCLQVHGGMGFTWEADVHLCLKRAWVRAERGGSITQSEELLAGELLIEAG, encoded by the coding sequence ATGCGGTTTCAACTCACCGACGATCAGCGGGCCTTGCGGGACGGGGTCCGGGGCATGCTGGCGCGGCGCTTCGGCTCGGATGCGCTGCGGGCCGCCGTCGACCGGCCCGGGCTGGACCGGGGGCTCTGGCGGGAGCTGGGTGCGGCGGGGTTCTTCTCGCTCTGTCTGTCCGAGGCGGACGGCGGAGTCGGACTCGGAGTGCCGGAGGCGGTGCTGGTGTTCGAGGAGGCGGGGCGGGCGCTGTTGCCGGGGCCGCTGGTGGCGACGCATCTCGCGGCGGGGGTGGTGCCGGGGGCGGCGACCGGGGAGGTCGTCGTGACCGCCGTCGGGGGTGGAGGGCTGGTGGAGTGGCTGGACGAGGCGGACGTGGTGGTGGGGGTGGTCGGAGAGGCCGTGGAGGCCGTGGAGCTGCGGTCCGTCGATCCGTTGACGCCGCTGCACCGGGTGCCGGGGACCGATCCCTCCGCCCGGCCTGATGATCTCTTCGTGCTGCTCACCGCCGCCGAGCAGTTGGGAACGGCGGTCCGGGCCTGCGAGGCCGCGGTGCAACACGCCCGGACGCGGGAGCAGTTCGGGCGGCCGGTCGGGGCCTTCCAGGCGGTCAAGCATCTGTGTGCCGAACTGCTGGTGCGGGTGGAGGTGGCGCGGGCGGCGGTGTACGCGGCGGCCGTGACCGTCGATCCCGTGGACATCGCGGCGGCCCGGCTGCTGGCCGACGAGGCGGCGGTGCGCGGGGCCCGCGACTGCCTCCAGGTGCACGGCGGCATGGGGTTCACCTGGGAGGCCGACGTACACCTGTGTCTGAAGCGGGCGTGGGTACGGGCGGAACGTGGCGGATCGATCACGCAGAGTGAGGAGCTGTTGGCGGGGGAACTGTTGATCGAGGCGGGTTGA